Proteins co-encoded in one Pseudomonas beijingensis genomic window:
- a CDS encoding glutathione S-transferase, whose translation MKLIGMLDSPYVRRVAISAKCLGVALEHESVSVFRHFEQFQRINPVVKAPTLVLDDGNVLMDSTLIIDYLEALAAPGKSLMPVDIGQRLRALRVIGLALAACEKSVQIYYERNLRPTEIQHAPWVERVEGQLAAAYGLLEQELVKQPLATDGTLDQAGITVAVAWSFTNLVVPDQVQGKSFASISAFTAYAEGLEAFVSTPME comes from the coding sequence ATGAAACTGATCGGCATGCTGGACTCGCCCTACGTGCGACGCGTCGCCATTTCCGCCAAGTGCCTGGGGGTTGCCCTGGAACACGAGTCCGTTTCGGTGTTCAGGCATTTCGAACAGTTCCAGCGCATCAACCCGGTGGTCAAGGCTCCGACCCTGGTGCTGGACGATGGCAATGTGCTGATGGATTCGACGTTGATCATCGATTACCTCGAGGCCTTGGCCGCGCCGGGCAAAAGCCTGATGCCGGTGGACATTGGGCAACGGCTGCGCGCACTGCGCGTGATTGGCCTGGCCCTGGCGGCGTGCGAGAAGTCGGTACAGATCTACTACGAACGCAACCTGCGGCCGACAGAAATCCAGCACGCCCCCTGGGTTGAACGCGTGGAAGGCCAACTGGCGGCGGCCTATGGCCTGCTGGAACAGGAACTGGTGAAACAACCCCTGGCCACCGATGGCACCCTCGATCAGGCAGGCATCACCGTGGCGGTGGCCTGGAGCTTCACCAACCTGGTGGTGCCGGACCAGGTGCAGGGCAAGTCATTTGCGTCGATCAGCGCGTTCACCGCCTATGCCGAAGGGCTGGAGGCGTTTGTCAGCACACCGATGGAATAA
- a CDS encoding Gfo/Idh/MocA family protein, giving the protein MSLKLGVIGTGAIGQDHIRRCSQTLLSSQVVAVTDINLQQAAKVVADLKLTAEVYPDGHALIKAPDVEAILVTSWGPSHEEFVLAAIAAGKPVFCEKPLAVTAEGCRKIVDAEVAHGKRLVQVGFMRPYDEGYRALKAVIDSGQIGEPLMLHCAHRNPSVGENYKTDMAITDTLIHELDVLRWLLADDYVSVQVVFPRKSSKALAHLRDPQIVLLETARGTRIDVEVFVNCQYGYDIQCEVVGETGIAKLPEPSQVQLRSGAKLSNAILMDWKDRFIAAYDVELQAFIDGVRAGQVGGPSAWDGFAAAVAADACIQAQQSGQIVKVELPERPRFYG; this is encoded by the coding sequence ATGTCTTTGAAGCTGGGCGTCATCGGCACCGGGGCCATCGGCCAGGACCATATCCGTCGTTGCAGCCAGACCTTGCTCAGCAGCCAGGTGGTGGCGGTGACCGACATCAACCTGCAACAAGCGGCCAAGGTCGTTGCCGATCTCAAGCTGACCGCCGAGGTCTACCCCGACGGTCACGCGTTGATCAAGGCGCCGGACGTGGAGGCGATCCTCGTCACCTCCTGGGGCCCGAGCCATGAAGAATTCGTGCTGGCGGCGATTGCAGCGGGCAAACCGGTGTTCTGTGAAAAGCCCCTGGCGGTCACGGCCGAAGGCTGCCGCAAGATCGTCGACGCCGAAGTGGCCCACGGCAAGCGCCTGGTGCAAGTCGGCTTCATGCGCCCCTACGATGAAGGCTATCGGGCGCTCAAGGCGGTGATCGACAGCGGCCAGATCGGTGAACCGCTGATGTTGCACTGCGCCCACCGCAACCCGAGTGTGGGCGAGAACTACAAGACCGACATGGCGATCACCGACACCTTGATCCATGAGCTGGATGTGTTGCGCTGGCTGCTGGCCGATGACTACGTGTCGGTGCAGGTGGTCTTTCCGCGCAAGAGCAGCAAGGCCTTGGCTCACCTGCGGGACCCGCAGATCGTCCTGCTGGAAACCGCCCGGGGCACGCGCATCGACGTCGAGGTGTTCGTCAATTGCCAGTACGGCTATGACATCCAGTGCGAAGTGGTGGGGGAGACCGGTATCGCCAAGCTGCCGGAACCGTCCCAGGTACAGCTGCGCAGCGGCGCCAAGCTGTCCAATGCGATCCTGATGGATTGGAAGGACCGCTTCATCGCCGCCTACGACGTCGAATTGCAGGCCTTCATCGACGGCGTGCGCGCCGGGCAAGTGGGCGGGCCGTCGGCCTGGGACGGCTTCGCCGCGGCGGTGGCGGCGGATGCTTGCATTCAAGCGCAGCAGAGCGGGCAGATCGTCAAAGTCGAACTGCCCGAGCGGCCGCGTTTCTACGGTTAA
- a CDS encoding MurR/RpiR family transcriptional regulator, translated as MTRPDDLPAPSESASEPALPSPPINAERLLQLITDEYESLPRQLKRIASYMSQQSDRIMVDRISDIARECEVHPSAIVRFSQRFGFSGFSEMQALFREAYTHKTTPVQNYQQRIRSMIANKSQKASGGDLARECVNATLSGIERLGLELDDQAFEKAVDLVVNADNIYVVGVRRSFAVADYLVYNLQHTNKRIHLVSGLGGSYREQMRSVRANDLVIAISFTPYGKETQHCLRIAQHHQAKTLIITDSNLSPLAKRANAVLLVNEGSSFAFRSLSATLCLCQALFIAVAYRLELKVDEIHEQVGFED; from the coding sequence ATGACCCGCCCCGATGATCTGCCGGCGCCGTCCGAGAGCGCGTCCGAACCCGCCCTCCCGAGCCCACCGATCAATGCCGAGCGTCTGCTGCAACTGATCACCGATGAATACGAAAGCCTGCCGCGCCAGCTCAAACGCATCGCCAGCTACATGAGCCAGCAGAGCGACCGGATCATGGTCGACCGCATCAGCGACATCGCCCGGGAATGCGAAGTGCACCCCTCGGCCATCGTCAGGTTTTCCCAGCGCTTCGGCTTCAGTGGCTTCAGTGAAATGCAGGCTTTGTTCCGCGAGGCCTACACCCACAAGACCACCCCGGTACAGAACTACCAGCAGCGCATCCGCAGCATGATCGCCAACAAGTCGCAGAAAGCCAGCGGCGGCGACCTGGCCCGCGAGTGCGTCAATGCGACCCTGTCGGGCATCGAGCGCCTGGGGTTGGAGCTGGACGACCAGGCGTTCGAAAAGGCCGTGGACCTGGTGGTCAACGCCGACAACATCTATGTGGTGGGTGTGCGCCGCTCGTTCGCGGTCGCCGACTACCTGGTCTACAACCTGCAACACACCAACAAACGCATTCACCTGGTGTCCGGCCTGGGGGGCAGTTACCGCGAGCAGATGCGCAGCGTGCGGGCCAACGACCTGGTGATTGCCATCAGTTTTACGCCCTACGGCAAGGAAACCCAGCACTGCCTGCGCATTGCCCAGCATCACCAGGCCAAGACCCTGATCATCACCGACAGCAACCTTTCGCCCCTGGCCAAGCGGGCCAACGCGGTGCTGCTGGTGAACGAAGGCAGTTCGTTCGCCTTCCGTTCGTTGAGTGCCACGTTGTGCCTGTGCCAGGCGTTGTTCATCGCCGTGGCTTACCGGCTGGAACTCAAAGTCGATGAAATCCATGAACAGGTCGGGTTCGAGGATTAA
- the iolE gene encoding myo-inosose-2 dehydratase, translating to MPAIRIGINPISWSNDDLPSLGGETPLSTALSEGKEIGYEGFELNGKFPKDAKGVGDVLRPYDLALVSGWYSSRLARRSAAEEIDAIASHVELLAQNGATVLVYGEVADSIQGQRIPLVERPRFHTDEAWQTYADKLTELARFTLSHGVRLAYHHHMGAYVESPADIDKLMALTGSEVGLLFDSGHCYMGGGEPLQVLRKHIERICHVHFKDVRKPVVQLARNNLWSFPDCIINGTFTVPGDGDIDFAALLDVLLAADYQGWLVVEAEQDPAVAPSYAYAKKGYDTLRALLQERSLA from the coding sequence ATGCCCGCTATTCGAATTGGCATCAATCCGATTTCCTGGAGCAACGATGACTTGCCGTCGTTGGGCGGCGAGACGCCGTTGAGTACGGCGCTAAGTGAAGGCAAGGAAATCGGCTACGAAGGTTTTGAGCTCAACGGCAAGTTTCCCAAGGACGCCAAGGGCGTTGGCGATGTGCTGCGGCCCTATGACCTGGCGCTGGTCTCCGGCTGGTATTCCAGCCGCCTGGCCCGACGCTCGGCGGCGGAGGAAATCGACGCCATCGCCAGTCACGTCGAGCTGCTGGCGCAGAACGGCGCGACGGTGCTGGTCTACGGCGAAGTCGCCGACTCGATCCAGGGCCAGCGGATTCCGTTGGTCGAGCGGCCGCGTTTCCATACGGATGAAGCCTGGCAAACCTACGCCGACAAGCTCACCGAACTGGCGCGTTTCACTTTGTCCCACGGCGTGCGCCTGGCCTATCACCACCACATGGGCGCCTACGTCGAATCACCCGCGGACATCGACAAATTGATGGCCCTGACCGGTAGTGAGGTGGGCCTGTTGTTCGACTCGGGTCACTGCTACATGGGCGGCGGCGAACCGTTGCAGGTGCTGCGCAAACACATTGAACGAATCTGCCATGTGCACTTCAAGGATGTGCGCAAACCGGTGGTGCAACTGGCGCGCAACAACCTCTGGAGCTTCCCCGACTGCATCATCAACGGCACTTTCACCGTGCCGGGGGATGGCGACATCGACTTCGCCGCGTTGCTCGATGTACTGCTGGCTGCCGACTATCAAGGCTGGCTGGTGGTGGAAGCCGAGCAGGACCCTGCCGTAGCGCCGAGTTATGCCTACGCCAAGAAGGGCTACGACACACTGCGTGCCTTGCTGCAAGAAAGGAGTCTGGCATGA
- a CDS encoding CoA-acylating methylmalonate-semialdehyde dehydrogenase gives MSDAPVVGHYISGRVQDSDGARFSKVFNPATGAVQARVALAEPGTVDAAVASALAAFPAWSEQSSLRRSRVMFKFKELLDRHHDELAQIISREHGKVLSDAHGEVTRGIEIVEYACGAPNLLKTDFSDNIGGGIDNWNLRQPLGVCAGVTPFNFPVMVPLWMIPLALVAGNCFILKPSERDPSASLLMARLLTEAGLPDGVFNVVQGDKVAVDALLQHPDIEAISFVGSTPIAEYIHQQGTAHGKRVQALGGAKNHMIVMPDADLDQAADALIGAAYGSAGERCMAISIAVAVGDVGDELIARLLPRIDQLKIGNGQQPGTDMGPLVTAEHKAKVEGFIDAGVAEGARLIVDGRGFKVPGAEQGFFVGATLFDQVTAEMSIYQQEIFGPVLGIVRVPDFATAVALINAHEFGNGVSCFTRDGGIARAFARNIKVGMVGINVPIPVPMAWHSFGGWKRSLFGDHHAYGEEGLRFYSRYKSVMQRWPDSIAKGPEFSMPTAQ, from the coding sequence ATGAGTGACGCCCCGGTAGTAGGCCATTACATCAGCGGTCGAGTGCAGGACAGCGACGGTGCGCGGTTCAGCAAGGTCTTTAACCCGGCCACCGGTGCGGTGCAGGCCCGGGTCGCCCTGGCCGAACCGGGCACCGTCGATGCGGCGGTGGCCTCGGCGCTGGCGGCGTTCCCGGCCTGGTCCGAGCAATCGTCCCTGCGCCGTTCGCGGGTGATGTTCAAGTTCAAGGAATTGCTCGACCGCCATCACGACGAACTGGCGCAGATCATCAGCCGTGAACACGGCAAGGTGCTGTCTGACGCCCACGGCGAAGTCACCCGCGGCATCGAGATCGTCGAGTACGCCTGCGGTGCGCCGAACCTGCTCAAGACCGATTTCAGTGACAATATCGGCGGTGGCATCGACAACTGGAACCTGCGCCAGCCTTTGGGCGTTTGCGCCGGGGTCACGCCGTTCAACTTCCCGGTGATGGTGCCGCTGTGGATGATTCCCCTGGCGCTGGTCGCCGGCAACTGCTTCATCCTCAAGCCTTCGGAGCGCGACCCGTCCGCCAGTCTGCTGATGGCCCGCTTGCTGACGGAAGCCGGCTTGCCGGACGGCGTTTTCAACGTGGTCCAGGGCGACAAGGTGGCGGTGGATGCGCTGTTGCAGCACCCGGACATCGAAGCGATTTCCTTTGTTGGCTCCACGCCCATCGCCGAGTACATCCACCAGCAGGGCACGGCGCACGGCAAGCGCGTGCAGGCCCTGGGCGGGGCGAAGAACCACATGATCGTCATGCCCGATGCCGACCTCGACCAGGCGGCGGATGCGTTGATCGGTGCGGCCTACGGCTCGGCCGGTGAACGCTGCATGGCGATTTCCATCGCCGTGGCGGTGGGGGATGTGGGTGATGAGCTGATTGCCAGACTGTTGCCGCGCATTGATCAGCTGAAGATCGGCAACGGCCAGCAACCCGGCACCGACATGGGACCGCTGGTCACCGCCGAGCACAAGGCCAAGGTCGAAGGTTTCATCGACGCTGGCGTGGCGGAAGGCGCACGCCTGATCGTCGATGGCCGTGGCTTCAAGGTGCCGGGGGCCGAACAGGGGTTCTTTGTCGGCGCGACGCTGTTTGACCAGGTCACCGCCGAGATGAGCATCTACCAGCAAGAGATTTTCGGCCCGGTGCTGGGGATCGTCCGTGTACCGGATTTCGCCACGGCGGTGGCGCTGATCAACGCCCATGAGTTCGGCAACGGCGTGTCGTGCTTCACCCGCGACGGCGGCATCGCCCGGGCGTTCGCCCGCAACATCAAGGTCGGCATGGTGGGGATCAACGTGCCGATTCCGGTGCCCATGGCCTGGCATTCGTTCGGTGGCTGGAAGCGCTCGCTGTTCGGCGATCACCATGCCTACGGCGAAGAAGGCCTGCGTTTCTACAGCCGTTACAAAAGCGTGATGCAGCGCTGGCCCGACAGTATCGCCAAGGGCCCTGAATTCAGCATGCCGACTGCCCAATAA
- the iolB gene encoding 5-deoxy-glucuronate isomerase — MSLLIKSHSSGRTMVQLPAGELEYVGFAAYRLSLGETLPVAAADKELCLVLLSGRISLKGEAPGQGAFDWDNLGDRQSVFEDKSPYAAYLPPGSQAQVTALSDVQIAVCAAPGSAGNEYGPRLIRPDSMKRSVRGKGANTRYVCDILPDSEPAHSLLVVEVRTPSGHSSSYPPHKHDTDDLPHQSFLEETYYHQVNPSQGFVFQRVYTDDRSIDQAMAVENSDLVVVPKGYHPVSVPYGYESYYLNVMAGPKRVWQFHNDPQHSWLLDL; from the coding sequence ATGAGCCTGTTGATCAAGAGCCATTCCAGCGGCCGAACCATGGTCCAGTTGCCAGCGGGTGAGCTGGAATACGTCGGGTTCGCCGCCTACCGCCTGAGCCTGGGGGAAACCCTGCCGGTGGCCGCCGCAGACAAGGAATTGTGCCTGGTGCTGCTCAGTGGTCGCATCAGCCTCAAGGGGGAGGCGCCGGGGCAGGGCGCCTTCGATTGGGACAACCTCGGTGATCGCCAATCGGTGTTCGAAGACAAGTCACCTTATGCCGCTTACCTGCCGCCCGGCAGCCAGGCCCAGGTCACTGCCCTGAGCGATGTGCAGATCGCAGTGTGTGCCGCACCGGGTTCGGCGGGTAACGAATACGGCCCGCGGCTGATCCGCCCGGACAGCATGAAGCGCAGCGTGCGCGGCAAGGGCGCCAACACCCGCTATGTCTGCGACATCCTGCCAGACAGCGAACCGGCCCACTCACTGCTGGTGGTGGAGGTGCGCACGCCGTCGGGGCACTCCTCGAGCTATCCGCCGCACAAGCACGACACCGACGACCTGCCGCACCAGAGCTTCCTGGAAGAGACCTATTACCACCAGGTCAACCCGTCCCAAGGCTTCGTGTTCCAGCGGGTCTACACCGACGACCGCAGCATCGACCAGGCCATGGCCGTGGAGAACAGCGACCTGGTGGTGGTGCCCAAGGGGTATCACCCGGTCAGCGTTCCGTACGGGTACGAGTCGTATTACCTGAATGTCATGGCCGGCCCGAAGCGGGTCTGGCAGTTCCATAACGACCCGCAGCACAGTTGGCTGCTCGACCTCTGA
- a CDS encoding bifunctional 5-dehydro-2-deoxygluconokinase/5-dehydro-2-deoxyphosphogluconate aldolase — protein MGQTRFASGRQLDVICLGRLGVDLYAQQVGARLEDVSSFAKYLGGSSANIAFGTARLGLRSAMLSRVGDDHMGRFLVESLAREGCDVSGIKVDPERLTAMVLLGIKDRETFPLVFYRENCADMALRAEDIDETFIASSKALLITGTHFSTDGVYQASLQALDYAQKHQVKRVLDIDYRPVLWGLAGKADGETRFVADQKVSQHVQSILPRFDLIVGTEEEFLIAGGSEDLLTALRTVRSLTAATLVVKLGPQGCTVIHGAIPARLEDGAIYPGVRVEVLNVLGAGDAFMSGFLAGWLEDASDERCCQLANACGGLVVSRHACAPAMPTRAELDYLFKSPVPITRPDQDVVLQRLHQVSVPRKTWKQLFIFAFDHRGQLVELAQKGGRELSSIGELKQLFIQAVARVEADLRRQGIEADVGLLADQRFGQDSLNAATGRGWWVARPVEVQGSRPLAFEHGRSIGSNLIAWPQEQIIKCLVQFHPDDEPLLRLEQEAQLMGLYKAAQASGHELLLEVIPPKDHPSPHPDVLYRALKRLYNLGIFPAWWKIEAQGADEWQQLDELIQQRDPYCRGVVLLGLNAPAAALAEGFRQASQSATCRGFAVGRTIFQEPSRAWLAGEIDDETLIRQVQGRFVELIEAWRAARA, from the coding sequence ATGGGCCAGACTCGTTTTGCCAGTGGGCGTCAATTGGATGTGATCTGCCTGGGACGCCTGGGCGTCGACCTCTACGCGCAGCAAGTCGGCGCGCGCCTGGAAGATGTTTCGAGCTTCGCCAAATACCTGGGCGGTTCCTCGGCGAACATCGCGTTCGGCACGGCGCGCCTGGGGCTCAGGTCGGCGATGCTGAGCCGGGTGGGCGATGACCACATGGGCCGCTTCCTGGTGGAGTCCCTGGCCCGCGAAGGCTGTGATGTCAGCGGCATCAAAGTCGATCCCGAACGCCTGACGGCCATGGTCCTGCTGGGGATCAAGGACCGGGAAACCTTCCCCCTGGTGTTCTACCGGGAAAACTGCGCCGACATGGCGCTGCGCGCCGAAGACATTGACGAAACCTTCATTGCCTCCAGCAAGGCCTTGCTGATCACCGGCACCCATTTCTCCACCGACGGCGTCTACCAGGCCAGTCTCCAGGCGCTGGACTATGCGCAAAAACATCAGGTCAAGCGGGTCCTCGACATCGATTACCGGCCAGTGCTTTGGGGCCTGGCGGGCAAGGCCGATGGCGAAACCCGTTTCGTCGCCGACCAGAAAGTCAGCCAGCACGTGCAAAGCATCCTGCCGCGTTTCGACCTGATCGTCGGCACCGAAGAAGAATTCCTCATCGCCGGCGGCAGCGAAGACCTGCTGACCGCGCTGCGCACCGTGCGCTCGCTGACGGCGGCGACCCTGGTGGTCAAGCTCGGTCCCCAGGGCTGCACGGTGATCCATGGCGCCATCCCGGCCCGGCTCGAAGACGGCGCCATTTACCCTGGCGTGCGGGTCGAAGTCTTGAACGTACTGGGTGCCGGCGATGCATTCATGTCGGGATTTCTCGCCGGCTGGCTGGAGGATGCCAGCGATGAACGCTGCTGCCAGTTGGCCAATGCCTGCGGTGGCCTGGTGGTGTCGCGCCATGCCTGCGCCCCAGCGATGCCGACCCGAGCCGAACTCGACTATTTATTCAAGAGTCCGGTGCCGATCACCCGACCGGACCAGGACGTTGTGCTGCAACGGTTGCACCAGGTCAGCGTGCCCCGCAAGACTTGGAAACAGCTGTTCATCTTCGCCTTCGACCATCGCGGGCAACTGGTGGAGCTGGCCCAGAAGGGTGGCCGCGAGTTGAGCAGCATCGGCGAACTCAAGCAGTTGTTCATCCAAGCCGTGGCGCGGGTCGAAGCTGACCTGCGGCGTCAGGGCATCGAGGCCGACGTCGGTCTGCTGGCCGACCAGCGCTTCGGCCAGGATTCGCTGAACGCGGCCACCGGACGCGGTTGGTGGGTGGCGCGGCCGGTGGAAGTGCAAGGTTCGCGGCCACTGGCCTTCGAACACGGGCGCTCCATTGGCAGCAACCTGATCGCCTGGCCCCAGGAGCAGATCATCAAGTGCCTGGTGCAATTTCACCCTGACGACGAACCGCTGCTGCGCCTGGAGCAAGAGGCGCAACTGATGGGGTTGTACAAGGCCGCCCAGGCCAGCGGTCATGAATTGCTGCTGGAAGTCATTCCGCCCAAGGATCATCCGTCACCGCACCCGGACGTGCTCTATCGCGCCCTCAAGCGCCTCTACAACCTGGGTATTTTCCCGGCGTGGTGGAAGATCGAAGCCCAGGGCGCGGATGAATGGCAGCAGCTCGATGAGCTGATCCAACAGCGCGATCCGTATTGCCGTGGCGTGGTGCTGCTGGGCCTCAATGCCCCAGCCGCCGCACTCGCCGAAGGTTTCCGCCAGGCCAGCCAGAGCGCCACCTGCCGCGGGTTTGCCGTAGGTCGGACGATCTTCCAGGAGCCGAGCCGGGCCTGGCTGGCCGGGGAAATCGATGATGAAACGTTGATCCGCCAGGTGCAGGGCAGGTTTGTGGAGTTGATCGAGGCGTGGCGTGCTGCGCGGGCGTGA
- the hcnC gene encoding cyanide-forming glycine dehydrogenase subunit HcnC: MIKDYDVVIAGGGVIGASCAYQLSKRKHLKIALIDAKRPGNATRASAGGLWAIGESVGLGCGVIFFRMMSANRKRQTQGAAVAVDASTPHILPQSFFDFALQSNAMYPQLHRELIDNHGMDFKFEETGLKFVIYDDEDRLYAEHIVACIPHLADQVRWLDQAALREAEPNVSHEAQGALEFLCDHQLSPFRLADAYTEGARQNGVDLFFNTNVTEVLRCGTRVTGVKTAEAGTFQCRTLINAAGAWAADLSEQATGVRIPVKPVKGQILLTERMPKILNGCLTTSDCYVAQKDNGEILIGSTTEDKGFDVTTTYPEIEGLVQGAVRCIPQLLDINLKRTWAGLRPGSPDELPILGPMRGVQGYLNACGHFRTGILTSAITGVLLDKLVNNEPLPLDITPFLADRFEVAPPVKPKEMELA; encoded by the coding sequence ATGATTAAGGACTATGACGTAGTCATCGCCGGTGGCGGTGTGATCGGGGCCTCGTGCGCCTATCAACTGTCCAAGCGCAAACACTTGAAGATCGCCCTGATCGACGCCAAGCGGCCCGGCAACGCGACCCGCGCCTCGGCAGGTGGGCTGTGGGCCATCGGTGAGTCGGTGGGCCTGGGGTGCGGGGTGATCTTCTTTCGCATGATGTCGGCCAACCGCAAGCGCCAGACCCAGGGCGCCGCCGTGGCGGTGGATGCCAGCACGCCGCACATCCTGCCCCAGTCGTTCTTCGATTTTGCCTTGCAGTCCAACGCGATGTACCCGCAGTTGCACCGCGAGTTGATAGACAACCATGGCATGGATTTCAAGTTCGAGGAGACCGGGCTCAAGTTCGTGATCTACGACGACGAAGACCGTTTGTACGCCGAGCACATCGTCGCTTGCATTCCCCACCTGGCAGACCAGGTGCGCTGGCTTGACCAGGCGGCCTTGCGTGAGGCAGAGCCGAATGTGAGCCATGAAGCCCAGGGGGCGCTGGAGTTTCTCTGCGATCACCAGCTCAGTCCGTTTCGCTTGGCCGATGCCTATACCGAAGGCGCCCGGCAGAACGGCGTCGACCTGTTCTTCAATACTAACGTGACCGAGGTGCTGCGTTGCGGCACACGGGTGACTGGGGTAAAAACCGCCGAGGCGGGGACCTTCCAATGCCGGACCCTGATCAACGCGGCCGGTGCCTGGGCGGCGGACCTGAGCGAACAGGCCACCGGTGTGAGGATTCCGGTCAAGCCGGTCAAGGGCCAGATCCTGCTGACCGAACGCATGCCGAAAATCCTCAACGGCTGCCTGACCACCAGCGACTGCTACGTGGCGCAGAAAGACAATGGTGAAATCCTGATTGGCAGCACCACCGAAGACAAAGGCTTCGATGTGACCACGACTTATCCGGAGATCGAAGGGTTGGTGCAAGGTGCGGTGCGCTGTATTCCGCAGTTGCTCGACATCAACCTGAAACGAACCTGGGCCGGCCTGCGCCCGGGTTCGCCCGATGAGTTGCCGATCCTGGGGCCGATGCGCGGGGTGCAAGGCTATCTCAACGCCTGCGGGCATTTCCGCACCGGTATCCTCACCTCGGCCATCACTGGGGTGTTGCTGGACAAACTGGTGAACAATGAACCGTTGCCGCTGGACATCACGCCGTTCCTGGCGGATCGCTTCGAGGTCGCGCCGCCGGTAAAGCCCAAGGAAATGGAACTGGCCTGA
- a CDS encoding TIM barrel protein codes for MNKPLRFALNRMVAPRLSLPAFIDLALALKTDAIEIRNDLKGVEIEDGMPPARVRELCEARGIKVLSINALYPFDVWNEERRAQAVRLADYARECGAEGLVMCPLNDRADPRSEAERAAGLRTALSELAPILRAFGIYGFIEPLGFEECSLRRKRTAVEAIKSIGGLDVFRLVHDTFHHHLAGEQEFFPELTGLVHISGVEDAQAPLATIRDGHRVLVGEADILGNAAQIEALRVAGYEGYLSFEPFAESVHDLADIRQALGASMNHLQSSQA; via the coding sequence ATGAACAAGCCCCTGCGTTTTGCTTTGAACCGAATGGTTGCCCCGCGCCTGTCACTGCCCGCGTTCATCGACTTGGCCCTGGCATTGAAAACCGATGCCATCGAGATCCGCAACGACCTCAAGGGCGTCGAGATCGAAGACGGCATGCCGCCGGCCCGCGTTCGTGAGCTGTGCGAGGCGCGCGGTATCAAGGTGCTGTCGATCAACGCCCTGTACCCCTTCGATGTGTGGAACGAAGAGCGCCGCGCCCAAGCCGTGCGCCTGGCTGATTACGCCCGTGAATGCGGCGCCGAGGGGCTGGTGATGTGCCCGCTCAACGACCGCGCCGACCCGCGCAGCGAGGCTGAACGGGCGGCGGGGCTGCGGACTGCCCTGAGTGAACTGGCGCCGATCCTGCGGGCCTTTGGCATCTACGGGTTCATCGAGCCCCTGGGTTTCGAAGAATGCTCGTTGCGGCGCAAACGCACGGCGGTGGAAGCGATCAAGAGCATTGGCGGGCTGGATGTGTTCCGACTGGTGCACGACACCTTTCACCATCATCTGGCGGGCGAGCAGGAATTCTTCCCTGAGCTGACTGGGTTGGTGCACATCTCCGGAGTCGAGGACGCCCAGGCACCCTTGGCTACCATCCGTGACGGTCACCGGGTGCTGGTGGGCGAGGCTGACATCCTCGGCAATGCCGCGCAGATCGAGGCGTTGCGGGTCGCAGGCTACGAGGGCTACTTGTCCTTCGAGCCGTTCGCCGAGAGCGTCCATGACCTGGCTGACATCCGCCAAGCGTTGGGGGCGAGCATGAACCATCTGCAAAGCTCCCAGGCCTGA